Part of the Nitrospirota bacterium genome is shown below.
GTTTGTTCAATCCGCTTGGCGGTACGGGCCAAGTCAAACAGTTGATCGTCCGACAGGGTTGCGCGGCCCAGGGCCTCATCCAGCAAGGGCATGTCGCGAAGGCCTTGCCCGGTCATCCGCAAGGCATGAGTTTGGCCGGCGATCCTCCTGTCGCAAATCAGGATAGGCTGACCCTGCTCGTCCATCTCCACCACATACTGGTCCGGCGTCGTTCGTCCCTCCACGAGGGCTGCCGCAAGCCCCGCCACCGCATCGATCACCACCTGAGTCGTCCGTCCTGTAATCGGATGGATGGAATAGGCCACACCGGCTGCTTGCGCCTCTAACATCGGCTGGAGCAGAACCGCCATGGCCGGGGCATCGCGCAAGCCGGACGTCGCATGATAATTCAACACCCGCTCATCCCACATCGACAGCCAGAGGTCTTTCATCGCCAGACCGATCTCCTCCGGCGGAATGCCAAGGCGCGTGAGGTAGATCCCTGCAAAACTTGCGGAAGCTCCATCCTCGTTCGTGGCCGACGACCTCACGGCCCAGCGCTTCCGCAACGGCGAATCCAGCAACCGCGCCTGCTCAAGGATCCGAGCTGTCAGTTCCGCGATGTCAGAATTTTTGATGGTGGTGCGGCACTGGGAAAGGATCTTCTGACGTTCCGCCCCGAACGTATGCAGGGCTGCGCTCCATCGTTCCGCCGGAGAAAACCCCGTCGAGCGGAGCGCGCGCTCGTACGCGACCGTCGTCACGCAAAACCCTGGGGGAACGGAGAATCCTCCCGCAAGCAGGCGAGCTAAGCCAACGGCTTTCCCTCCAACAAGAGCTGGGTGCGTGCAGGCAGCCAAAGGAAGAAAGAGAGGGCGATCCATTGAAACGGATAGTACCTACCGCACGAGGAGGAGGTAAAGGTCATTCACATTCGTGCCGGTGGGACCAGTAACGATGAGCTGCTGAAGCTTCTTCAAGGCCGGATAGGTATTGTGTCGCTTCAGGGCTCCTACGAGATTTATCTGAAGCCGCTGCGCGCGGGCCACCGTGTTGCCATCGACCACGGCTCCAGCCGCATCGGTTGGACCATCAGTCCCATCGGTGCCGATCGCTACGACCCACACCTTGGCCAGACCGGCTATTTCCAGCGCGGCGGCGGTCGCGAATTCCTGTGCCCGCCCGCCTCTGCCCTTTCCCGTCACGGTCACGGTGGTTTCACCACCCGCGACGAGGCAGCAAGATTTCTGCAACGGTCTGCCTTTGCGCAACAGAGTCTTCGCCATGGCGCCGAACCGCTGCCCCGCTTCACGAGCCTCTCCGGTTATGGCTTCATGCACAATGGTCCGAAAACCAGCCTCCCTGGCTGCGCGGGCGACAGCCCTGACCGCAACTCCGTTATTCCCGACAAGATGATGGTGGACTCGACGGAACAGGGGGGAGCCTGGCTTCGGGGTTTCACTCACAAGGCCCCGGCAGCCCCGGTCGAGATGCTGCCGCACTCGCTGCGGAACCGTCATCCAGATACGATAGCGCTTCAAAATCGCAATCGCGTCGCGATACGTCGTGGGGTCTGGAACCGTCGGCCCCGATGCGATGGTGCTGAGATCGTCACCCAACACATCGGAGAGGATCAGCGTCACCACGGTGGCCTCTGTCGACTCGGCGAGACGTCCACCTTTAATGCGCGAGAGGTGTTTGCGAACGGTGTTAATGTCACGGATGGTCGCGCCGCAGCGCAGAAGTTTTTCCGTAGTCCGGTGCTTGTCGGCTAACGTCACCCCTGCGACAGGGGCAGGCAAGAGACTGGAGGCGCCGCCGGACAGGAGCACGATCAAGAGATCGCGCCGCCCGAGTGCTGCCACCATCGCACAGAGCTTGACTGCCGCACGTTGGCCGGACCGGTCTGGAACCGGGTGGCCTGCTTCCGCCACGAGGATCCGTTTCATGGGCAGGCCATGACCCTGTTTCACGACAACAAACCCGCTGTGCAACCAATGGCCCAGCCGCTGCTCTACCGCACGGGCCATCGAAGCCGTGGCCTTTCCGGATCCGACCACGACCACCCGTTCATAGTTGCTCAGATCGTACCGGCGACGGCCGATGGTGAGAACCGCTCCGTCCCGGGAAATAGCGCGGCCGACCGCCTCATGGGCGTCGACCGCGTCCAGTCCTCGACTGAGTATTTTTTTTAGCAGTGGCTTGATAGGAGAGGAAGGAATCTGCATCGCGTTTGTCATGGACTAGCGGGACACGACTTCACAAGATGCTCAAAAAGTTTGTCCAGCAAGGCCGCAGCGAGTGAAGGCCCGAGGCGTACCCTTGGGGTACGTTGAGGGCCTGAACGATGCGAGAACGATGCTGGCGAACTTTTTCAGCATCTTGCGTGCTAGGGAGTCTTCTCCTGCTTAAAGCACCGAGTCGGACAGCTTTGCCGCGGAACTCGCATCTGATAGACCCCGCGAGGGAGCGCATCCTTTTTAAACTCAGGATTCAACATCTTGAGTTCCAGGAAGTAGGTCCCGAACTCCTCGGCAATGGAGGTGAGGGCTCGCTGGGAATCTTTCACGTTAATGGTAACCGTTTCGGTTTCCATCGGCATGTAGAGGTCCTTCTTGCTGAGCCCCAAGTACTTCTCCGGCTGCGAGTAGATTTCCTTGGCGGCAATGATGCGCGGAACATAGCGCATCGTTTCCCGCGGCCCATGCATCTTCCAATAATCGGTAATGTTCTGTTCCTTCAAGAGCCGACGCACTCGCTCTTCGCCGGCATTGTACGAGGCCATGGCCATGAACCAATCGTTTTTCTCAAAGTCCTTGAGGTAACGCAAATACTTGACTGCCGCTTCCGTCGACATTTCCAAATTGCGACGCTCGTCGCGAACCTCGTCGCTCTTGAGGCGATAGCGCTTCCCGGTAGAGGGAATGAACTGCCAGGGGCCCGAGGCTTTCGCCTTTGAATAGGCGGCGGCCACGCACTTGCTCTCCACCAGCAACATGTACTTGAGATCGTCCGGCAACCCGGCCTCGGCCAGCTGTTTTTCGGCTGGAGGGAAACAACGCCCGGTGCGCTTGGCCAGAATGATGCTTTCGCCCTGATCTTCCAAGAACTGATAGAACTCGTACTCAATACGCTCACGCACCTGCCAATTATCGAGCGGGACCGGCTTGCCGGCAAAGGTCAATTTATCAGGCAGCTTGAACGAACTGAGGAAGTAGCGGTCGCCTTCTCGCTTAATTTCAGGAAGGATGACAAGGCGCCCCTCTGACTCGTTTGGGTTATCAAGGGGGTCGATCAAAACCAGATCGCGATCAAGCTCACCATTCACTCCAGCATGCGGCGTACTGTCCTTCACCACAGGCTGTTCAGCCTGCGGTTGGGCTCCCGTCGGGACCGGAAGCGTGACGGCCATCCACAACCCACTGAGCACTAGTGCGCGCCGAACCCACGTCGTCATGCCAATCCTATCTCCTGTATATATCGAAAGAACGATCCAACATTACGTCCTCATGCTATCAGCACGGCGAAAGCCCGGCAAGCAGGATCGACTTTCATATTCATGCTAGACTGCACCGACTATGCGCGCCCTTACTCTCCTCAACGATCGCATCGCCGGCTGCACCGTCTGCCCTCGGCTCGTCGCCTACCGGAAAACGGTCGCGGCAGAAAAGCGAAAGCAGTTTGAAGACTGGACCTATTGGGGAAAACCGGTCCCAGGATTCGGAGACCCCCAGGCCCGCCTCTACGTGCTCGGACTTGCGCCGGCCGCCCATGGCGGCAATCGAACCGGACGGATGTTTACCGGCGATCGCAGCGGAGATTGGCTGTATGATGCCTTGCATCGATTCGGCTTCGCCAATCAAGCCGCCTCGCACCACCGGGACGATGGGCTGAAGCTGTCGGATTGCTACATCGGCGCGACGGTCCGCTGTGCACCGCCGGATAATAAGCCGGCTCCGGAAGAGTTCACGGCCTGCCGCCCCTATCTGCGGGAGGAACTGCGGCTGTTACGGAACACCCGGGTGGTGGTGGCGCTGGGCAAGATTGCCTTCGACCACTATCTGAGGGCTTGTCGCGATGAGGGGCTGTCGCTCCCCTCACCGCTCCCGAAATTTTCCCATGGAGTCGTCAAGGTGCTTCCCTGGGGCATCACATTAATCGGCTCGTACCATCCGAGCCAGCAAAACACCTTCACCGGACTCTTGACCCGCCCGATGTTTCATCACATCTTCGCGACGGCCCGCCAGCGACTCACCGAATCAACAGGCACACGAACCAGCAAGTCCTAGTCTACGTTCTCAGTTGCGCACGGCAGGCTGCTCAAAATGGCCGTCCAGCAAGGCCGCAGCCGACGAGCGCACCGGAGGCGTAGCCTTGGGCTACGTTGAGGATGCGTTCGAGGCGAGAACGATGCTGGCGGACTTTTTCAGCATCCTGCCATACCCTACTTCTTGGTCTGTGCTTCCCAATCCGCCAAAAACTTCTTGAGGCCGCTGTCGGTCAATGGATGCTTCACCATCTGCTGAAAGATCGAGAAGGGCATCGTACAAATGTGCCCCCCGATCAGCGCCGCCTCGACCACATGCTGAGGATGGCGCACACTGGCAACCAATACCTGGGTTTTATAATCGTAATTGCGGTAGATGGTCAGAATCTGGCGGATCAGCTCCATCCCGTTCGAGCTGATGTCGTCGAGCCGGCCGATGAAGGGGGACACGCACCAGGCGCCGGCTTTCGCCGCCAGGAGGGCTTGCGTTGGAGAGAAGCAGAGCGTGACATTCACTTTGATCCCCTCGGCGGCCATGCGCTTGGTAGCCTTCAACCCCTCCGCAATCAAGGGCACCTTCACGACGATATTCTTATGGATCTTCGCGAGCTCCATCCCTTCCTTCACCATGGCATCGGCCTCGAGGCTGACGACTTCTGCACTAATCGGCCCATCTACGATGCTGCAAATCTCAATCAACATTTCCTTGAAGCTGCGCCCTTCCTTTGCCACGAGCGACGGGTTCGTGGTCACTCCGTCGAGCAGTCCCAGGCTGGCCGCTTCCTGAATTTCTTTCACGTTGGCGGTATCAAGAAAAAATTTCATGAGTTTATCCTTTCATGCGAGATGAGAAGTTCGTGTATGCATTTGATGGCGGTCATTCTATGAAGAACTCAAACGATGCGCAACGGTCGGCCGGATCGCCAGGTTTGACAGGTCTCTGCCTGGCAGTTAAGATTCGTGTGTGACCGGCCTGTTGATTGACTATCTATCGACCGACGCTTACGACGAGGAGACCTGCTATGAAACGATCTGCCTGGCTGCTGTCCTTCTGTCTGCTCCTCGCTGCCTGCGGCGGCAGTAACCCCTATCTTGAACAGTCGCTCAAACCGGCTGAGCTGCAAGGCAAAGATAAAGCCTGGTTTGAAAAGAACTGGGGAACACCAAGCGGCAAAGCCCCGAGATTTTTCGGCGGCGAAACCTGGACTTATTACCGTATCGCCGGCGGCAAATCCAGCCTGCCTCTCTTTAATTTCTCGCCCAATGAGTGCCAGATCACGCTCAAGTTTGACAAGGAAGAAAAACTCTCAGACTACAATTACTCTGGCTGTTAACCGGCGAGCTGCTCCTGAAACTTGTGCGCGCAGGATCGGCTGCAGAAGTAATATATCTGCCCCCCGATATCTTCCGTCACTGCTACGCCCCTTGGCACAAAAACCCGGCAGACCGGATCCTGCACCATCTGATCCTTGCCTGGGGAGAGCTGTTCTGGCTGGCCCTGGCCCTTGAATTCCCGCAGGGCTCTCCGAAGAAGGAAATACAGCACTGCAAGTAGCCCAAGAATAAAGATAATTCTATACATAGTGGCACCCTTTCATGATGCCACATCCTATGGGACAGTTCCTCCTCTGTCAAGAACTCCATAAGCCATTTCATCCGACAATTAACTGCCTTCTATCCGCTATTTCCGCCCAAATGGCCTATATGGCCCTGTGCGCGGGAGGGCCCACTCCCCAATAAGACCTAGTACTTCAGATGTATATGCCTCTAGCCTGCAACGTGTTAGAGTGTTGCTATGATGACTTGTGATAAATGCCGCGGGGCAATGTTACCGGAACGGGCAGTGGATCTGAACGCAGGGCTTGCGATCACAGTGTTTGCATGTTTGAACTGTGGCCGTCGGAAGTCAGCGGGTCAAGAACCTCGGCCTATTACCGCTCGACATTAATCCGCGCGACAACAGAACCGAGCCCCCTCACGTACGGCGAGCAGAGGGCAGTTGACGCTATCTTCCATAGCGAGTTGCCCAATGATTGAATCGACTCCCGACTGGGAGTTGATGTTCGTCTCATCTACGGTGATGACCACACGGAGACTGGCCGTTTCCTCACCTTCGCAACCAGCGAGGGAATGAGAGGATTTGCCGTGTATCCATGCGATATTCCTTCGTCCGCACGCTGGCACGCGCGTAGCGGCCATCCTCCGCAACGCGCCATCCCGCCACTCAGGCTCTCAGTCTGTCTAGGAAGTGAACACGGGGGGAAAACTAGCGAAGACTCAGCACATCCATCATGTCGTATAGGCCAGGAGGCTGCTGAACCACCCACCTGGCAGCTCGCAAGGCGCCCCCCGCGAAGGTATCACGGCTGCTCGCTCGATGCGTGACCTCAATGCGCTCGCCCATCCCGCCAAAGAGAATCGTATGGTCGCCGACGATGTCGCCGGCACGAATCGTTTGAATCCCGATCTCGCCTTTTTTCCGTTCCCCGATGAGACCTTTTCTGGCATAGACGCCGACCTGGTCCAAATCGCGATTCACGGCTTCCGCCAAGACCTCCGCAATCTTGAGCGCCGTCCCGCTCGGCGCATCTTTCTTGAGCCGATGATGGGCTTCGATCACCTCGATGTCGTATTCGTCCCCCAAGGTTTTCGCCATCTCGCTGATGACCTTGTAGATCAGATTGACGCCCACGCTCATATTGGGAGACATCACGCAGGGTACTTGGCTGACAAGCGACTTCACCTCTTCGAGCTGGGCAGGAGAAAACCCCGTCGTGCCGATCACCATCGCCCGCCGATGTTGCGCCGCCACGCGCAGGTGATTCAAGGTCGCTTCAGGAGAGGAAAAATCGACGACGACTTCGCCGCGAGCAAGCAACGCCGCGAGATCGTCGGTAATCGGAACGCCCGCGCGCCCGCAGCCAGCCGTCTCCCCGGCATCGGCGCCCAACGCGCCATGGCCCTTCCCTTCGATCGCACCGGCCAGAGTCAGGACGGTCGAGTCTTTGATCAGCGCCACCAGCCGACAGCCCATCCGACCGGCAGCCCCTGCAACAATCACATTGGTCATAGCATCATCACCTGTACCGGAGGATCCCGGCTAAATAAGGCCTGCGTCCTTTAAGACCCGCGTCAGCTGGTCCTTCGCGTCCGTCGCCATCTCACAGAGCGGCAGCCGCAACTCCGGATCAATCTTCCCCATCATGCCCAACGCCGTTTTCACCGGAATCGGATTGGTCTCGTAAAAGAGCGCGGTGAAAAGCGGCGACAGGGCGAAATGAATCCGCCGCGCCTCTTCAACCTGTCCGCTCAAGAAGGCCTTGACCAATTGCGCCATCTGAAGCGGAACGATGTTTGACGTCACACTGATGACGCCCTTGCCTCCGACCGCCATCATAGGCAGGGTCAGGGCATCGTCGCCGGCCAACACGGTCATCCGGTCGCCGCACATATTCGCGATCTCAGAGGCCTGCTGGACCGATCCGCTCCCCTCCTTGATCCCGACAATGCTCGATAACCCGCAGAGCCTTGCCACAGTGGACGGCAACATGTTCACGCCGGTTCGACCGGGAATGTTATACAACACCTGGGGCAAGTCCACGGATTCCGCAATCAACTTGTAATGGCGATACAGCCCTTCCTGGGTCGGCTTGTTGTAGTAGGGCGTGATGATCAAGGCCCCGTCGGCCCCTGCCTCTTTGGCATGCTTCGTAAGGGATACCGCTTCCGCCGTGCTGTTGGAACCGGTCCCGGCAATCACGGGGACGCGGCGATTGACCACCTCGACGGTCAATTCGACCACCCGATGATGTTCCTGGTGCGAGAGGGTGGCGGATTCGCCGGTGGTGCCGCAAGGCACGATCCCGTTCGTCCCGTTGGCAATTTGCCATTCGATGAGGTCGCCAAAGGCCCGTTCGTCAACCTTGCCGTTCCTGAACGGGGTCACGATGGCGATCAATGCACCTGTAAACATGCTGGCTCCTTCACAAAGACGCGTCTGCCGCGCCGCTCATCAGTCGAGAAATGCCGGAATCGTTTCGCCTTTGACCAAATCCTCGTAGGTCTCCCTGGTCTTGATGACGTGGATCTCTCCGTCTTTGATCAAGACTTCCGGCACCCGTGGCCGCGAATTATAGTTAGAGGCCATCACGAAGCCATAGGCGCCGGCGCTCATCACCGCCAGCATATCGCCAGGATTGACCTCCGGGAGCAACCTGTCTTTTGCCAGAAAATCGCCCGACTCGCAGACCGGGCCGACGACGTCCACATTATGCTTGGGCCGTTTCATGACCTCTTCCGACAGTGGGCGAATCTCGTGATAGGCCCCGTAGAGGCTCGGCCTGATCAGATCGTTCATCGCCGCATCGACGATGATAAACCGTTTCGCTTCGCCGTCCTTCCGATACAGCACCTTCGTCACGAGAATGCCGGCGTTACCGACGATGACGCGGCCCGGCTCCATGATGAGCGTGACATTCAAATCCTTCAGCAAGGGCGACACGGCATCCGCGAGGTCCTGCGGCAGCGGCGGCGTTTCGTCCGAATAGGTAATGCCGAGCCCGCCGCCGATATTGACGTACCGGATATTGATGCCCTGTTGTTTCAAGGCTGCGACCAATGTCACCACCTTCTTCACGGCCTCGACGAAGGGAGTGACTTCGGTCAGTTGCGACCCGATATGTTTATGCACTCCGACGACATCGATGTTGGCGAGTGACGCGGCCAGCGTGAACTCTTCGAGCGCCCGGTCGGCGGCGATCCCGAACTTGCTCTTCTTGAGGCCGGTCGAAATGTAGGGATGCGTTTTCGGATCGATATCGGGATTGATGCGCAGGGCGACCCGCGCCTTGACCCCGACGGACTTCGCCACTTCATTGATCGCCTGCAGCTCAGCCGGAGATTCGACGTTGAACATGAGGATATCGGCCCTCAAGGCCTCGCGAATCTCCCCATGGTTCTTGCCGACCCCTGCGAACACGATCTTCGAGGGAGGTACGCCGGCCTTGAGCGCACGAAACAATTCTCCGCCAGACACAATATCCACTCCGCTCCCCTCCTTCGCCATGAGGCGGAGAATTGCGATATTGGAGTTGGACTTCATGGCAAAGGCAATCACGTGAGGCAAGCTCTTGAAGGCCCCATCGTAGGCCCGGAAATGGCGCACGAGGGTTGAGTAACTATAGATGTAACAGGGCGTGCCGACTTCTTTCGCAATCCGGCTGACCGGTACCTGTTCGCAATACAATTCGCCCTGTCGATACTCGAAATTGTTCATCCTGAAAATCCTTATTGAAAAATTCGAGGCCGGTGAGCGAGGAGCCCTCCGACGGCGCCATCGCGACTAACGAGTTCCCACCGGTCGTAACGGGGGAAGCTCCACATCCTGTCCCTCTAGCAGCAATAATTGATCCAACGGCATATCAGGGAACTCGGCTTTCCGTTGCTTTAACAGCTCCAGCTTCTCCAGCCTCTTTTGTTCCTTAATGGTCAAATTCACACCGACATTTTCCGGAGGAACCGGCGGCCCCACGGCCCCGCAAGCCACCAAGAGTCCCATCATCAATACAGCCACGATGGATGTCGCGCTTGGCCTCCGTATCCTCACGAGAGCCTCCGTTCCAGTTCTTTGATGCGCTGCTCGACTCGCGCCCTGGCCGTCCCGCCTATTTGGGACTTCTGGTCGATCGCGGCCATGACCGTCAACCGAGCGAACAGGCCCTTTTCAATACGCGAAGAAAATTCCCGCAACTCCTGGAGCGAGAAGTCCGTAAGTTCACGGCCTTGGTCCAAGGCGGCCCGCACCACACGGCCGGTGATCGCGTGGGCCTCACGAAACGGCACCCCTCGGCCCACAAGATAGTCCGCCACCTCCGTCGCCAACATCCCGCCACCCTGCACCGCCTGCTTGAGGACCTCCCGATTCACGGTGAGGCGGCGCATCAATTCCGTCAAAACCTCCACCGAGGCCGTGACAGTGTCGAGGGCATCGAACAAGGCAGGCTTATCCTCTTGAAGATCCCGATTATAACTCAAGGGCAAGGCCTTGAGAGTCGTCAACAGATTCACCAAATGGCCATAGACACGGCCCGTCTTGCCCCGCACCAGTTCCGGCACATCGGGATTCTTCTTCTGCGGCATCATGCTACTGCCGGTACAGAAGGCATCGGGAAGATCGACGAACCGGAATTCCTGAGACGACCAGAGAATCAATTCTTCGCTAAGCCGTGACAAATGCATCATCGTGATCGAAAGCACCGAAGCCACCTCGATCATGAAATCGCGATCGGACACGGCATCGAGACTGTTTTGCGTGACGGAGGGAAAGCCCAACAGCTTGGCCGTGAACAGACGATCGACCGGATAGTTCGTCCCCGCCAGCGCGCCGGACCCCAGCGGCATGA
Proteins encoded:
- a CDS encoding glycerate kinase, which translates into the protein MQIPSSPIKPLLKKILSRGLDAVDAHEAVGRAISRDGAVLTIGRRRYDLSNYERVVVVGSGKATASMARAVEQRLGHWLHSGFVVVKQGHGLPMKRILVAEAGHPVPDRSGQRAAVKLCAMVAALGRRDLLIVLLSGGASSLLPAPVAGVTLADKHRTTEKLLRCGATIRDINTVRKHLSRIKGGRLAESTEATVVTLILSDVLGDDLSTIASGPTVPDPTTYRDAIAILKRYRIWMTVPQRVRQHLDRGCRGLVSETPKPGSPLFRRVHHHLVGNNGVAVRAVARAAREAGFRTIVHEAITGEAREAGQRFGAMAKTLLRKGRPLQKSCCLVAGGETTVTVTGKGRGGRAQEFATAAALEIAGLAKVWVVAIGTDGTDGPTDAAGAVVDGNTVARAQRLQINLVGALKRHNTYPALKKLQQLIVTGPTGTNVNDLYLLLVR
- a CDS encoding uracil-DNA glycosylase produces the protein MRALTLLNDRIAGCTVCPRLVAYRKTVAAEKRKQFEDWTYWGKPVPGFGDPQARLYVLGLAPAAHGGNRTGRMFTGDRSGDWLYDALHRFGFANQAASHHRDDGLKLSDCYIGATVRCAPPDNKPAPEEFTACRPYLREELRLLRNTRVVVALGKIAFDHYLRACRDEGLSLPSPLPKFSHGVVKVLPWGITLIGSYHPSQQNTFTGLLTRPMFHHIFATARQRLTESTGTRTSKS
- the dapA gene encoding 4-hydroxy-tetrahydrodipicolinate synthase: MFTGALIAIVTPFRNGKVDERAFGDLIEWQIANGTNGIVPCGTTGESATLSHQEHHRVVELTVEVVNRRVPVIAGTGSNSTAEAVSLTKHAKEAGADGALIITPYYNKPTQEGLYRHYKLIAESVDLPQVLYNIPGRTGVNMLPSTVARLCGLSSIVGIKEGSGSVQQASEIANMCGDRMTVLAGDDALTLPMMAVGGKGVISVTSNIVPLQMAQLVKAFLSGQVEEARRIHFALSPLFTALFYETNPIPVKTALGMMGKIDPELRLPLCEMATDAKDQLTRVLKDAGLI
- a CDS encoding lytic transglycosylase domain-containing protein, with translation MTTWVRRALVLSGLWMAVTLPVPTGAQPQAEQPVVKDSTPHAGVNGELDRDLVLIDPLDNPNESEGRLVILPEIKREGDRYFLSSFKLPDKLTFAGKPVPLDNWQVRERIEYEFYQFLEDQGESIILAKRTGRCFPPAEKQLAEAGLPDDLKYMLLVESKCVAAAYSKAKASGPWQFIPSTGKRYRLKSDEVRDERRNLEMSTEAAVKYLRYLKDFEKNDWFMAMASYNAGEERVRRLLKEQNITDYWKMHGPRETMRYVPRIIAAKEIYSQPEKYLGLSKKDLYMPMETETVTINVKDSQRALTSIAEEFGTYFLELKMLNPEFKKDALPRGVYQMRVPRQSCPTRCFKQEKTP
- the fsa gene encoding fructose-6-phosphate aldolase, with the protein product MKFFLDTANVKEIQEAASLGLLDGVTTNPSLVAKEGRSFKEMLIEICSIVDGPISAEVVSLEADAMVKEGMELAKIHKNIVVKVPLIAEGLKATKRMAAEGIKVNVTLCFSPTQALLAAKAGAWCVSPFIGRLDDISSNGMELIRQILTIYRNYDYKTQVLVASVRHPQHVVEAALIGGHICTMPFSIFQQMVKHPLTDSGLKKFLADWEAQTKK
- the lysA gene encoding diaminopimelate decarboxylase, translating into MNNFEYRQGELYCEQVPVSRIAKEVGTPCYIYSYSTLVRHFRAYDGAFKSLPHVIAFAMKSNSNIAILRLMAKEGSGVDIVSGGELFRALKAGVPPSKIVFAGVGKNHGEIREALRADILMFNVESPAELQAINEVAKSVGVKARVALRINPDIDPKTHPYISTGLKKSKFGIAADRALEEFTLAASLANIDVVGVHKHIGSQLTEVTPFVEAVKKVVTLVAALKQQGINIRYVNIGGGLGITYSDETPPLPQDLADAVSPLLKDLNVTLIMEPGRVIVGNAGILVTKVLYRKDGEAKRFIIVDAAMNDLIRPSLYGAYHEIRPLSEEVMKRPKHNVDVVGPVCESGDFLAKDRLLPEVNPGDMLAVMSAGAYGFVMASNYNSRPRVPEVLIKDGEIHVIKTRETYEDLVKGETIPAFLD
- the dapB gene encoding 4-hydroxy-tetrahydrodipicolinate reductase gives rise to the protein MTNVIVAGAAGRMGCRLVALIKDSTVLTLAGAIEGKGHGALGADAGETAGCGRAGVPITDDLAALLARGEVVVDFSSPEATLNHLRVAAQHRRAMVIGTTGFSPAQLEEVKSLVSQVPCVMSPNMSVGVNLIYKVISEMAKTLGDEYDIEVIEAHHRLKKDAPSGTALKIAEVLAEAVNRDLDQVGVYARKGLIGERKKGEIGIQTIRAGDIVGDHTILFGGMGERIEVTHRASSRDTFAGGALRAARWVVQQPPGLYDMMDVLSLR
- the argH gene encoding argininosuccinate lyase — translated: MARAKGRSPAASKGEKAWGGRFTQKTNRLVEAFTVSVAVDRRLYAYDIQGSIAHCQTLGKARVLTAAETKAIVKGLESVKRELDRGRFRFTQQDEDIHLAIERRLTELIGPLGGKVHTGRSRNDQVALDIRLYLRDQLGRLTAHLENFQRVLVAKGKANRTVAMPGYTHLQRAQPVLFAHHLLAYVEMIERDKGRVRDAVARLNVMPLGSGALAGTNYPVDRLFTAKLLGFPSVTQNSLDAVSDRDFMIEVASVLSITMMHLSRLSEELILWSSQEFRFVDLPDAFCTGSSMMPQKKNPDVPELVRGKTGRVYGHLVNLLTTLKALPLSYNRDLQEDKPALFDALDTVTASVEVLTELMRRLTVNREVLKQAVQGGGMLATEVADYLVGRGVPFREAHAITGRVVRAALDQGRELTDFSLQELREFSSRIEKGLFARLTVMAAIDQKSQIGGTARARVEQRIKELERRLS